Proteins encoded within one genomic window of Actinoplanes octamycinicus:
- the katG gene encoding catalase/peroxidase HPI, translating into MSDIQDPKATGGCPVAHDSVTASGSESENPAIDSPKPKTGGRPHTNRDWWPNQLDLSVLHAHSSKGNPLGPDFSYAKEFEKLDVEALKRDITEVLTTSQDWWPADFGHYGGLMIRMSWHAAGTYRIQDGRGGAGDGGQRFAPLNSWPDNANLDKARRLLWPVKQKYGQKISWADLLVLAGNVALESMGFKTFGFGFGREDVWEPEEIFWGPEDTWLAGRYESEKTMLEGVGATEMGLIYVNPEGPGGNADPAAAAHFIRETFARMAMNDEETVALIAGGHTFGKTHGAAPADAHVGPEPEGAPIEAQGLGWLSTHGSGKAGDTITSGLEVTWTDKPTQWSNRFFEILFGYEWELTTSPAGAKQWVAKTSDEIIPDPFDPAKKHRPTMLTTDLSLRVDPAYEKISRRFLENPDEFALAFAKAWYKLLHRDMGPVDRFLGPWVPEAQLWQDPVPAVDHPLVGETEIAALKEKVLSSGLSTTQLVQAAWASAASYRSTDKRGGANGARIRLEPQRSWEVNQGVGDVIAKLETIQQEFNASSASAKISLADLIVLAGSAAVEKAARDGGVEVTVAFRPGRTDATQEQTDVESFAVLEPRGDGFRNYLRPGEKTQPEVLLVDRAYMLNLTAPEMTVLVGGLRALGNNVGGSAHGVLTDKPGVLTNDFFANLLSPGTRWQASESQEHVYEIRDLATDQVKYTATAVDLIFGSNSQLRALAEVYASTDAREKFVKDFAAAWTKVMELDRFDLA; encoded by the coding sequence ATGAGCGACATCCAAGACCCCAAGGCAACCGGTGGTTGTCCGGTCGCCCACGACTCGGTGACGGCGAGCGGGAGCGAGAGCGAGAACCCCGCGATCGACTCGCCGAAGCCGAAGACCGGCGGCCGCCCGCACACCAACCGCGACTGGTGGCCGAACCAGCTCGACCTGTCGGTGCTGCACGCCCACTCGTCGAAGGGCAACCCGCTCGGCCCGGACTTCAGCTACGCCAAGGAGTTCGAGAAGCTCGACGTCGAGGCGCTCAAGCGGGACATCACCGAGGTGCTGACCACCTCGCAGGACTGGTGGCCGGCCGACTTCGGGCACTACGGCGGCCTGATGATCCGGATGAGCTGGCACGCCGCCGGCACCTACCGGATCCAGGACGGCCGCGGCGGCGCCGGCGACGGCGGGCAGCGGTTCGCCCCGCTGAACAGCTGGCCGGACAACGCGAACCTGGACAAGGCGCGCCGCCTGCTCTGGCCGGTCAAGCAGAAGTACGGTCAGAAGATCTCCTGGGCCGACCTGCTGGTGCTGGCCGGCAACGTGGCCCTGGAGTCGATGGGCTTCAAGACCTTCGGCTTCGGCTTCGGCCGGGAGGACGTCTGGGAGCCGGAGGAGATCTTCTGGGGCCCGGAGGACACCTGGCTGGCCGGCCGCTACGAGTCCGAGAAGACCATGCTCGAGGGCGTCGGCGCCACCGAGATGGGCCTGATCTACGTCAACCCGGAGGGTCCGGGTGGCAACGCCGACCCGGCCGCCGCCGCGCACTTCATCCGGGAGACGTTCGCCCGGATGGCGATGAACGACGAGGAAACCGTCGCGCTGATCGCCGGCGGCCACACCTTCGGCAAGACGCACGGCGCCGCCCCGGCCGACGCGCACGTCGGCCCGGAGCCGGAGGGCGCCCCGATCGAGGCGCAGGGCCTCGGCTGGCTGAGCACCCACGGCAGCGGCAAGGCCGGTGACACCATCACCAGCGGCCTCGAGGTCACCTGGACCGACAAGCCGACGCAGTGGAGCAACCGCTTCTTCGAGATCCTCTTCGGGTACGAGTGGGAGCTGACCACCAGCCCCGCCGGTGCCAAGCAGTGGGTCGCCAAGACCAGCGACGAGATCATCCCGGACCCGTTCGACCCGGCGAAGAAGCACCGCCCGACGATGCTGACGACCGACCTGTCGCTGCGCGTGGACCCGGCGTACGAGAAGATCTCCCGTCGTTTCCTGGAGAACCCGGACGAGTTCGCCCTCGCCTTCGCCAAGGCCTGGTACAAGCTGCTGCACCGCGACATGGGCCCGGTCGACCGCTTCCTCGGCCCGTGGGTGCCGGAGGCGCAGCTGTGGCAGGACCCGGTCCCGGCGGTCGACCACCCGCTGGTCGGCGAGACCGAGATCGCCGCGCTCAAAGAGAAGGTGCTCTCCTCCGGCCTGAGCACCACGCAGCTGGTGCAGGCCGCGTGGGCGTCGGCGGCCAGCTACCGGTCGACCGACAAGCGCGGTGGCGCCAACGGCGCCCGGATCCGGCTGGAGCCGCAGCGCAGCTGGGAGGTCAACCAGGGCGTCGGTGACGTGATCGCCAAGCTGGAGACCATCCAGCAGGAGTTCAACGCGTCGTCGGCCTCCGCCAAGATCTCGCTCGCCGACCTCATCGTGCTGGCCGGCTCGGCCGCGGTGGAGAAGGCGGCCCGCGACGGCGGCGTCGAGGTGACCGTGGCGTTCCGCCCGGGCCGCACCGACGCGACCCAGGAGCAGACCGACGTCGAGTCGTTCGCGGTCCTCGAGCCGCGCGGCGACGGCTTCCGCAACTACCTGCGGCCGGGCGAGAAGACCCAGCCGGAGGTGCTCCTGGTCGACCGGGCGTACATGCTGAACCTGACCGCCCCGGAGATGACCGTGCTGGTCGGCGGCCTGCGCGCGCTCGGCAACAACGTCGGCGGCAGCGCTCACGGCGTGCTCACCGACAAGCCCGGCGTGCTCACCAACGACTTCTTCGCCAACCTGCTCTCCCCGGGCACCCGCTGGCAGGCGTCCGAGTCCCAGGAGCACGTCTACGAGATCCGTGACCTCGCCACCGACCAGGTCAAGTACACCGCCACCGCGGTCGACCTGATCTTCGGCTCGAACTCGCAGCTGCGGGCCCTGGCCGAGGTCTACGCGAGCACCGACGCCCGGGAGAAGTTCGTCAAGGACTTCGCCGCGGCCTGGACGAAGGTCATGGAGCTGGACCGCTTCGACCTCGCCTGA
- a CDS encoding Fur family transcriptional regulator — protein sequence MTADFGAQLRAVSLRVTRPRLAVLTALRDHPHVDTDGVIALVRADHPTVSHQAVYDVLRALTSSGLVRRIQPAGATARYELRVRDNHHHVVCRSCGAIADVDCAVGHAPCLTASDDHGFVVDEAEVVYWGTCPDCVTRSEGIS from the coding sequence ATGACGGCCGACTTCGGGGCACAGCTTCGGGCGGTTTCGTTGCGCGTGACCCGACCGCGTCTGGCGGTGCTCACCGCGCTGCGCGATCACCCGCACGTCGACACCGACGGGGTGATCGCGCTGGTGCGCGCTGATCACCCCACGGTGTCCCACCAGGCGGTTTACGATGTGCTGCGTGCGCTCACCAGCAGCGGGCTGGTGCGTCGCATCCAGCCCGCCGGTGCGACCGCCCGCTACGAGTTGCGGGTGAGGGACAACCACCACCACGTCGTGTGCCGCTCCTGCGGCGCGATCGCCGACGTCGACTGCGCGGTCGGTCACGCCCCCTGTCTCACTGCCTCGGACGACCACGGATTCGTCGTCGACGAGGCGGAAGTCGTCTATTGGGGCACCTGCCCCGACTGCGTGACCCGTTCGGAAGGAATCTCATGA
- a CDS encoding DUF899 domain-containing protein, which translates to MTTNNNLPEIVSRDEWTAARRALLTSEKEAVRAKDALNTRRRELPMVRIEKEYTFDGPDGPRTLGELFDGRRQLILQHFMFDPAWEDGCCSCTAAVDELNDGLLRHLAARDTSYAVVARAPLAKLEAYRAKRGWSIPLYSSFGSDFNYDFHVTLDASVAPIEFNYRTADELRAAGMDWMLDPANMPMEQPGMSCFLRDGEAIFHTYATFARGTEQTGGSYGFLDMTALGRQEDWEEPKGRSGATRGAVPSFD; encoded by the coding sequence ATGACGACGAACAACAACCTTCCGGAGATCGTGTCCCGCGATGAGTGGACGGCCGCCCGCCGCGCGCTGCTGACCAGCGAGAAGGAGGCGGTGCGGGCGAAGGACGCACTCAACACCCGGCGCCGTGAGCTGCCGATGGTACGGATCGAGAAGGAGTACACCTTCGACGGGCCGGACGGTCCGCGCACCCTGGGCGAGCTGTTCGACGGGCGGCGGCAGCTGATCCTGCAGCACTTCATGTTCGACCCGGCGTGGGAGGACGGTTGCTGCAGCTGCACGGCCGCGGTCGACGAGCTCAACGACGGGCTGCTCCGGCACCTGGCGGCGCGCGACACCTCGTACGCCGTGGTGGCCCGCGCCCCGCTCGCCAAGCTGGAGGCCTACCGGGCGAAGCGGGGCTGGTCGATCCCGCTGTACTCGTCCTTCGGCTCGGACTTCAACTACGACTTCCACGTCACGCTGGACGCCTCGGTGGCCCCGATCGAGTTCAACTACCGCACCGCGGACGAACTGCGCGCGGCCGGGATGGACTGGATGCTCGACCCGGCCAACATGCCGATGGAGCAGCCCGGGATGAGCTGCTTCCTGCGCGACGGCGAGGCGATTTTCCACACCTATGCGACGTTCGCCCGGGGCACCGAGCAGACCGGCGGGTCGTACGGGTTCCTGGACATGACCGCGCTCGGCCGGCAGGAGGACTGGGAGGAGCCGAAGGGTCGCTCCGGCGCCACCCGGGGCGCCGTCCCGTCGTTCGACTGA
- a CDS encoding sigma-70 family RNA polymerase sigma factor → MADMTVVAEQFAELRPELVGYCYRMLGSAFEADDAAQETMLRAWRRADSFEGRSSVRTWIYRIATNVCLDLLRERGRRAVPIDLGPASPVEAFSPAEPADQLWLTPLPTDPGDVVADRDTIRLAFVAALQHLPARQRAVLILRDVLAWPAADVAALLEASTGAVNAMLQRARTTLAGRGVSDSALSGDEKALVARYADAFQRYDVDTLVTLLHQDAVQTMPPIAAWIRGAAEIGRFLLGPGHECRDSRLVPVTGNGMPGHGHYRRHGDRWLPWSIQLIEVRGDRIAGLHTFLDTRLFPVFGLPTVLNPSAGTSNRYDDEQQPSGDRVPR, encoded by the coding sequence ATCGCGGACATGACCGTGGTGGCCGAGCAGTTCGCCGAGCTGCGGCCCGAGCTGGTCGGGTACTGCTACCGGATGCTGGGTTCGGCGTTCGAGGCCGACGACGCCGCGCAGGAGACGATGCTGCGGGCGTGGCGGCGCGCCGACAGCTTCGAGGGCCGCTCCAGTGTGCGTACCTGGATCTATCGGATCGCGACCAACGTCTGCCTGGACCTGTTGCGCGAGCGCGGCCGGCGCGCGGTCCCGATCGATCTCGGACCGGCCTCGCCGGTCGAGGCCTTCTCCCCGGCCGAGCCGGCCGACCAGCTGTGGCTGACCCCGCTGCCCACCGACCCGGGTGACGTGGTCGCCGACCGGGACACCATCCGGCTCGCCTTCGTCGCCGCGCTGCAGCACCTGCCGGCCCGGCAGCGCGCCGTGCTGATCCTGCGCGACGTGCTCGCCTGGCCGGCCGCCGACGTCGCGGCCCTGCTGGAGGCCAGCACCGGCGCGGTCAACGCGATGCTGCAGCGGGCCCGGACCACCCTGGCCGGCCGCGGCGTGTCCGACAGCGCCCTCAGCGGCGACGAGAAAGCGCTGGTCGCCCGCTATGCGGACGCCTTCCAGCGGTACGACGTGGACACTCTCGTCACGCTGCTGCACCAGGACGCGGTGCAGACGATGCCGCCGATCGCCGCCTGGATCCGGGGCGCCGCCGAGATCGGCCGCTTCCTGCTCGGCCCGGGGCACGAGTGCCGTGACTCCCGGCTGGTGCCGGTCACCGGGAACGGGATGCCCGGGCACGGCCACTACCGCCGGCACGGCGACCGCTGGCTGCCCTGGTCGATCCAGCTGATCGAGGTGCGCGGCGACCGGATCGCCGGGCTGCACACCTTCCTGGACACCCGGCTGTTCCCGGTTTTCGGCCTGCCGACCGTATTAAATCCGTCGGCGGGAACGTCCAACCGGTATGACGACGAACAACAACCTTCCGGAGATCGTGTCCCGCGATGA
- a CDS encoding metalloregulator ArsR/SmtB family transcription factor yields MDQDAGVFRALADPTRRQILEDLRDGELTAGEIADRFPISGPSISRHLGVLRSAGLIRERREANRIYYALVPERLALCVGQFLSAVCPDQIVVRHRRKKAQP; encoded by the coding sequence ATGGATCAAGACGCAGGCGTGTTCCGCGCGCTGGCCGACCCGACCCGCCGGCAGATCCTCGAGGATCTCCGCGACGGCGAGCTGACCGCCGGCGAGATCGCCGACCGCTTCCCGATCAGCGGCCCGTCCATCTCGCGTCACCTCGGCGTGCTGCGCTCGGCCGGTCTGATCCGGGAGCGCCGCGAGGCGAACCGGATCTACTACGCGCTGGTCCCGGAGCGGCTGGCGCTCTGCGTCGGGCAGTTCCTCTCCGCCGTCTGCCCGGATCAGATCGTCGTGCGGCACCGCAGGAAGAAGGCCCAGCCGTGA
- a CDS encoding DUF2071 domain-containing protein: MRTPTMSGVIERRLLINYRTDPDAVARLLPAGMRPQLINGHAVAGICLIRLGRLRPQPLPAAVGMRTENAAHRVAVEWDTPDGVASGVYIPRRDTDSWATTLAGGRLFPGEHHRARFDVDEDDRELRVAFRSTDGTGAVRSHVRITGGWPGSKLFDDLGQASDFFRRGCAGYSPTSAGRALDGMRLHSETWAVEAVELTEVHSTFFDRIPAEPDSAFLMRDLPVTWHSLSPMRMD; encoded by the coding sequence GTGAGAACCCCTACGATGTCCGGCGTCATCGAGCGCCGCCTGCTGATCAACTACCGCACCGACCCGGACGCGGTCGCCCGGCTGCTGCCGGCCGGGATGCGCCCGCAGCTGATCAACGGGCACGCGGTGGCCGGCATCTGCCTGATCCGGCTCGGCCGGCTGCGCCCGCAGCCGTTGCCCGCCGCGGTCGGCATGCGCACCGAGAACGCCGCGCACCGCGTCGCCGTCGAGTGGGACACCCCGGACGGCGTGGCGAGCGGGGTCTACATCCCGCGCCGGGACACCGACTCGTGGGCGACCACGCTCGCCGGTGGCCGGCTCTTCCCCGGCGAGCACCACCGGGCCCGCTTCGACGTCGACGAGGACGACCGCGAGCTGCGAGTGGCGTTCCGCAGCACGGACGGCACCGGGGCGGTCCGCAGCCACGTGCGGATCACCGGCGGCTGGCCGGGCAGCAAGCTCTTCGACGACCTCGGCCAGGCGTCCGACTTCTTCCGGCGCGGCTGCGCCGGCTACTCCCCGACCAGCGCCGGCCGCGCCCTCGACGGCATGCGGCTGCACAGCGAGACCTGGGCCGTCGAGGCGGTCGAGCTGACCGAGGTGCACTCGACCTTCTTCGACCGGATCCCGGCCGAGCCGGACAGCGCCTTCCTGATGCGCGACCTGCCGGTAACGTGGCACTCCCTGTCACCGATGCGGATGGACTGA
- a CDS encoding BtrH N-terminal domain-containing protein: protein MILERVAFPGGLHCETTALGALLGHAGLELSEPMMFGLGEGLGFVYWDAKTMDFPFLGGRSKPMMVTRTLAGHLGLDLRVTETASAGRAWRAVTDALDAGQPVGLQLDCYHLDYFTTKVHFGGHVVAMYGYDDTRAYLIDTAQQGGAVTTSLTSLALARSERGPMTARNLSFTIATPPGPPDLAAAIRQAIRGNAETFLNPPIANLGHRGIAKAATQVKKWLARSADPGRDLPLAASLMERGGTGGSLFRAVYRDFLAEAATLIDDDSLRRGHQLYTEIAPLWTEVATHLTVAGETADPAHLAQASKILADLALREREAMTVLAEIR from the coding sequence ATGATCCTGGAGCGGGTGGCGTTCCCCGGCGGGCTGCACTGCGAGACCACCGCGCTCGGCGCGCTGCTCGGCCACGCCGGGCTGGAGCTGTCCGAGCCGATGATGTTCGGGCTCGGCGAGGGGCTCGGCTTCGTCTACTGGGACGCCAAGACGATGGACTTCCCGTTCCTCGGCGGCCGGTCCAAACCGATGATGGTCACCCGCACCCTCGCCGGGCATCTGGGCCTGGACCTGCGCGTCACCGAGACCGCATCGGCCGGCCGGGCCTGGCGCGCGGTCACCGACGCGCTGGACGCCGGACAGCCGGTCGGGTTGCAGCTCGACTGCTACCACCTGGACTACTTCACCACGAAGGTTCACTTCGGCGGGCACGTCGTCGCGATGTACGGCTACGACGACACCCGGGCGTACCTGATCGACACCGCCCAGCAGGGTGGCGCCGTCACCACGTCGCTGACCAGCCTGGCGCTGGCCCGGTCCGAGCGCGGCCCGATGACCGCGCGGAACCTCTCGTTCACGATCGCCACCCCGCCGGGCCCGCCCGACCTGGCCGCCGCGATCCGGCAGGCGATCCGCGGCAACGCCGAGACCTTCCTCAACCCGCCGATCGCCAACCTCGGCCACCGCGGCATCGCCAAGGCCGCCACGCAGGTCAAGAAGTGGCTGGCCCGGTCCGCCGACCCGGGCCGGGACCTGCCGCTGGCCGCCTCGCTGATGGAACGCGGCGGCACCGGCGGCAGCCTGTTCCGCGCCGTGTATCGCGACTTCCTCGCCGAGGCCGCCACCCTGATCGACGACGACAGCCTGCGCCGCGGTCATCAGCTCTACACCGAGATCGCTCCGCTGTGGACCGAGGTCGCGACGCACCTCACCGTCGCCGGCGAGACCGCCGACCCCGCGCACCTGGCCCAGGCCTCGAAGATTCTCGCCGACCTCGCCCTGCGCGAGCGCGAAGCCATGACCGTCCTGGCCGAGATCCGATGA
- a CDS encoding ABC transporter ATP-binding protein, translated as MSTELLTDLSGSRPRRLIAVAVRESPQLRQGLLATGLLALLAGAGRIIAPLTVQHVIDAGLAPGTVGPAVAVGVGAVLLAGISSLLLNRRLQGKVEAALAGLRRDGLRRVHDMAAATADRVPSADLVSRLTGDLDQVTTFLQGGGIQFLTNAAQLLIATGILLVYGWQLAVPVLLITAVLIAAMTRTQRIIARRFDRARRDLSAMQSAVAESVTGGPLIRSTGTQERTRRKLDRAVDRARDSLIGTLVPLHGNASLGELAISTMTVTVLLGGVWWGGFTAGQVVAMVFLVTFFVRPLQFVVQSLGEAQNALTGWRRALELVSTPPERASGGVALPPGPISVDLADVSARYPGGPLVLHDVSVRITAGEHVAVVGRTGSGKSTFAKLLTRRVTAASGTIRLSGVLLDSVGDLAGRVVIVPQDPFLFDGTIKDNILVGTPEASEADAQRIVDRLGLRDWLATLPAGLDTPVGVRGQRLSIGERQLVALARTALADPDLVIFDESTSGVDQQTDAAVQRALTELTRGRTTISIAHRIPTAEAADRILVFADGRLAQTGPHDLLRSEPGPYAGLVAAWHTTTPSTPEPVGPRTVDA; from the coding sequence ATGTCCACTGAGCTGCTGACCGACCTGAGCGGGAGCCGGCCACGGCGGCTGATCGCCGTCGCCGTCCGGGAGTCCCCGCAGCTGCGGCAGGGTCTGCTCGCGACCGGGCTGCTCGCGCTGCTGGCCGGCGCCGGCCGGATCATCGCGCCGCTCACCGTGCAGCACGTGATCGACGCCGGGCTGGCGCCGGGCACGGTCGGCCCGGCCGTCGCGGTCGGGGTCGGCGCGGTGCTGCTCGCCGGCATCTCGTCGTTGCTGCTCAACCGCCGTCTGCAGGGCAAGGTCGAGGCGGCGCTGGCCGGGCTGCGCCGCGACGGGCTGCGCCGGGTGCACGACATGGCCGCCGCCACCGCCGACCGGGTGCCCAGCGCCGACCTGGTCAGCCGGCTGACCGGCGACCTGGACCAGGTCACCACGTTCCTGCAGGGCGGCGGCATCCAGTTCCTGACCAACGCCGCCCAGCTGCTGATCGCGACCGGCATCCTGCTGGTCTACGGCTGGCAGCTGGCGGTGCCGGTGCTGCTGATCACCGCGGTGCTGATCGCGGCGATGACCCGGACCCAGCGGATCATCGCGCGCCGGTTCGACCGGGCCCGCCGCGACCTGTCGGCGATGCAGAGCGCGGTGGCCGAGTCGGTGACCGGCGGCCCGCTGATCCGCTCGACCGGCACCCAGGAACGCACCCGGCGCAAGCTGGACCGGGCGGTCGACCGGGCCCGGGACAGCCTGATCGGCACGCTGGTGCCGCTGCACGGGAACGCGTCGCTGGGCGAGCTGGCGATCTCCACGATGACGGTGACCGTGCTGCTCGGCGGGGTGTGGTGGGGCGGCTTCACGGCCGGGCAGGTGGTGGCCATGGTGTTCCTGGTGACGTTCTTCGTGCGGCCGTTGCAGTTCGTGGTGCAGAGCCTGGGGGAGGCGCAGAACGCGTTGACCGGGTGGCGTCGGGCGCTGGAGCTGGTCTCCACCCCGCCGGAGCGGGCTTCCGGTGGTGTCGCCCTGCCGCCCGGCCCGATCAGCGTCGACCTGGCGGATGTCTCCGCTCGTTATCCCGGCGGGCCGCTGGTGCTGCACGACGTGTCGGTGCGGATCACGGCGGGCGAGCATGTCGCGGTGGTGGGGCGGACCGGGTCGGGGAAGTCGACCTTCGCCAAGCTGCTGACGCGTCGGGTGACGGCAGCTTCCGGCACGATCCGGTTGTCCGGGGTTCTGCTGGACTCCGTGGGCGACCTGGCCGGCCGAGTGGTGATCGTCCCGCAGGATCCGTTCCTCTTCGATGGGACGATCAAGGACAACATTCTTGTCGGTACGCCGGAAGCCTCCGAGGCCGACGCGCAGCGCATCGTCGACCGGCTCGGCCTGCGCGACTGGCTGGCCACCCTGCCGGCCGGGCTGGACACCCCGGTCGGTGTCCGCGGCCAGCGCCTCTCGATCGGCGAACGCCAGCTGGTCGCCCTGGCCCGCACCGCCCTGGCCGACCCGGACCTGGTCATCTTCGACGAGTCCACCTCGGGCGTCGACCAGCAGACCGACGCCGCCGTGCAGCGCGCCCTGACCGAGCTGACCCGCGGCCGCACCACCATCTCGATCGCCCACCGCATCCCGACCGCCGAGGCCGCCGACCGCATCCTGGTCTTCGCCGACGGCCGCCTCGCCCAGACCGGCCCGCACGATCTCCTCCGGTCCGAGCCGGGCCCGTACGCCGGCCTGGTCGCCGCCTGGCACACCACGACGCCGTCCACCCCCGAGCCGGTCGGCCCGCGCACCGTGGACGCCTGA
- a CDS encoding ATP-binding cassette domain-containing protein yields MSLALPDLRRRSALATQFAGARANPGAAAVATVAGLVNGSTMVAGASAIAWATDHLVVPALSGEPVPASAWWLSALFVLGVSAARWLTILIRGVSTGRVQYRAQAETRRAVVHRYLRLHPDWHRERSPGRLLAHAGGDVDALWSPMQFAYFAVGMVFMLLLALTELFRQALGLGLVGLALVVLVLALNVTYQRLLAPRARDAQAARGVVSGVAHESIEGGPVVRSLGLVEREDARFAPGVERLREADLRMAAVSSVFDPLLELLPTAAVLVVLAFGAPRVQQGTLSVGALVGVVYLLITIAIPLNVISRFLSMLPMSAAGRERVQGVLGSAHLVPEGSLDLSGSRPMRVDLRGAGVSRQGRQLVADLDLVLEPGTVTVVVGPVGAGKTTLLDLAGGQIHADTGSVLLDGVDVRELAGRAVPAHVATVSQSPFLFAESIRDNLVLDGRHRDDELWAALRRAAADEIVRGLPDGLDTVVGERGATLSGGQRQRICLARALLRRPRLLILDDFTSALDARVEQQVLAGLAAEPGPTVLISTSRPGPRTLADRTVMLHEGRISDVH; encoded by the coding sequence TGCCCGACCTGCGCCGCAGGTCCGCGCTGGCCACCCAGTTCGCCGGCGCCCGGGCCAACCCCGGCGCCGCCGCGGTGGCCACCGTGGCCGGGCTGGTCAACGGGTCCACCATGGTGGCCGGCGCGTCCGCGATCGCCTGGGCCACCGACCACCTGGTCGTCCCGGCGCTCTCCGGTGAGCCGGTGCCGGCGAGCGCCTGGTGGCTCAGCGCGTTGTTCGTGCTCGGCGTCTCGGCCGCCCGCTGGCTGACCATCCTGATCCGCGGGGTCAGCACCGGCCGGGTGCAGTACCGCGCGCAGGCCGAGACCCGGCGCGCCGTCGTGCACCGCTACCTCCGGCTGCACCCGGACTGGCACCGGGAGCGCTCGCCCGGCCGGCTGCTCGCGCACGCCGGCGGCGACGTGGACGCGCTCTGGTCGCCGATGCAGTTCGCCTACTTCGCCGTGGGCATGGTGTTCATGCTGCTGCTCGCGCTCACCGAGCTGTTCCGCCAAGCGCTCGGCCTCGGCCTGGTCGGGCTGGCCCTGGTGGTGCTGGTGCTCGCGCTGAACGTGACCTACCAGCGGCTGCTGGCGCCGCGGGCCCGGGACGCGCAGGCCGCCCGCGGGGTGGTCAGCGGGGTCGCGCACGAGTCGATCGAGGGCGGCCCGGTGGTCCGCAGCCTGGGGCTGGTCGAGCGGGAGGACGCCCGGTTCGCGCCCGGGGTGGAGCGGCTGCGCGAGGCGGACCTGCGGATGGCCGCGGTCAGCTCGGTCTTCGACCCGCTGCTGGAGCTGCTGCCGACCGCCGCTGTCCTGGTGGTGCTGGCCTTCGGGGCGCCGCGGGTGCAGCAGGGCACGCTCAGCGTCGGCGCGCTGGTCGGCGTGGTCTACCTGCTGATCACGATCGCCATCCCGCTGAACGTGATCAGCCGGTTCCTGTCCATGCTGCCGATGTCCGCGGCCGGGCGGGAGCGGGTTCAGGGGGTGCTGGGCAGTGCTCACCTCGTACCGGAAGGGAGTCTCGATCTCAGCGGATCGCGACCGATGCGGGTCGACCTGCGCGGCGCCGGCGTCAGCCGGCAGGGCCGCCAGCTGGTCGCGGACCTCGACCTGGTGCTCGAACCGGGCACCGTGACCGTGGTGGTCGGCCCGGTCGGCGCCGGCAAGACCACGCTGCTCGACCTGGCCGGCGGGCAGATCCACGCGGACACCGGGAGCGTGCTGCTGGACGGCGTCGACGTGCGCGAGCTGGCCGGGCGCGCGGTGCCGGCGCACGTGGCGACGGTGTCGCAGAGCCCGTTCTTGTTCGCCGAGTCGATCCGGGACAACCTGGTGCTGGACGGCCGCCATCGCGACGACGAGCTGTGGGCCGCGCTGCGCCGGGCGGCCGCCGACGAGATCGTGCGCGGGCTGCCGGACGGGCTGGACACCGTGGTCGGCGAGCGCGGCGCCACCCTCTCCGGCGGGCAGCGGCAGCGGATCTGCCTGGCCCGGGCGCTGCTGCGGCGGCCGCGGCTGCTGATCCTGGACGACTTCACCTCGGCGCTGGACGCCCGGGTGGAGCAGCAGGTGCTGGCCGGGCTCGCCGCGGAACCCGGCCCGACGGTCCTGATCAGCACCAGCCGGCCGGGTCCGCGCACGCTGGCCGACCGAACGGTGATGCTTCACGAGGGGCGGATCTCCGATGTCCACTGA